One genomic window of Paenibacillus xylanilyticus includes the following:
- a CDS encoding MFS transporter: MNRQVQGTNAPSLFRNRFLQTILLSSVLLQIGIWVRNFAILLYVAETTNNDPYAISLISVAEFAPIFVFSFIGGTFADRWRPKRTMIWCDVLSAVSVFAVLLTIHYGSWHSVYLVAFISAILSQFSQPSSMRLFKYHVAEEQLQQGMALFQSLMAIFMVLGPMLGTFVYSTFGLEISIAVMGIVFLLSALVLVRLPEDQMQTQTAGAKGQFRKEFVEGFRYVWQSQVLRMLGLAFILAGLSVGVAQALNLFIVTEQLGRRKEFLQYLLMVNGAAMLIGGGIVATFAKKVPPQILLAIGMVAGAVCTAIVGYSTSVPVTLTVQFLNGLVFPCIHIGISTMILKWSEASIVGRVNGVLNPMFVGMMVISMSFAGPLKDAFSLSTIYSGAGFLFLIGALAMIPIMNHKAPDKLPQVAQEV, from the coding sequence TTGAATAGGCAAGTCCAAGGCACGAATGCACCAAGCCTGTTTCGCAATCGGTTTCTTCAGACAATCTTGTTATCCAGCGTTCTCCTACAGATCGGCATCTGGGTTCGGAATTTTGCAATTCTACTGTATGTGGCAGAGACAACGAATAATGATCCATACGCCATTTCACTCATTAGTGTGGCCGAGTTTGCCCCGATTTTTGTGTTTTCGTTCATCGGAGGTACCTTTGCTGATCGCTGGCGGCCCAAACGAACGATGATTTGGTGTGATGTATTATCTGCCGTATCCGTATTTGCAGTTCTCCTGACCATACATTACGGCTCATGGCATTCGGTCTACCTTGTTGCATTTATTTCGGCAATTCTGTCGCAGTTCTCCCAGCCTTCAAGCATGCGGTTGTTTAAGTATCATGTTGCAGAAGAACAGCTGCAGCAGGGCATGGCTCTGTTCCAATCCCTGATGGCCATCTTTATGGTGCTTGGCCCGATGCTTGGCACCTTCGTATACAGCACGTTTGGCCTGGAAATATCCATCGCTGTTATGGGCATCGTTTTCCTGCTATCCGCACTCGTTCTCGTTCGCCTGCCCGAGGATCAGATGCAGACACAAACGGCTGGGGCTAAAGGGCAGTTCCGAAAAGAATTCGTCGAAGGGTTTCGTTACGTTTGGCAAAGTCAGGTGCTCCGAATGCTCGGGCTGGCGTTTATACTTGCGGGTCTCTCCGTTGGCGTAGCTCAAGCGCTCAACCTGTTCATTGTTACCGAGCAGCTTGGCAGGAGAAAGGAATTCCTGCAATATCTTCTGATGGTGAATGGTGCAGCCATGCTAATTGGTGGGGGAATAGTAGCCACATTTGCGAAGAAGGTTCCACCACAAATTCTGCTGGCGATTGGAATGGTAGCCGGTGCGGTATGTACAGCCATCGTAGGTTATTCAACAAGTGTTCCCGTCACGCTGACCGTTCAATTTCTGAATGGATTGGTGTTCCCTTGCATTCATATAGGAATCAGCACCATGATTCTGAAATGGTCGGAGGCTTCGATAGTTGGCCGTGTAAATGGCGTTTTGAATCCGATGTTCGTAGGCATGATGGTCATTTCCATGTCCTTCGCAGGTCCGTTAAAAGATGCCTTTTCACTGAGCACGATCTATAGCGGAGCAGGGTTTTTGTTTCTTATTGGCGCATTGGCCATGATTCCAATCATGAACCACAAAGCTCCGGATAAATTACCGCAAGTTGCACAAGAGGTATAG
- a CDS encoding MmcQ/YjbR family DNA-binding protein, giving the protein MTLEELTEYCLSYPSSYEDHPFGEGWTAIRHQGNQKLFALILHNYNGHVSVNLKCDPERSDFLRNAFPEVIPGYHMNKEHWNTVNVEGNLPVEDVHGMIKHSYELTRPKRVKKKSEA; this is encoded by the coding sequence ATGACATTGGAAGAATTAACGGAATACTGCTTGTCGTATCCCAGTTCATATGAAGATCATCCATTTGGAGAAGGCTGGACGGCGATACGCCACCAAGGAAACCAAAAATTATTTGCACTCATATTGCACAACTATAACGGACATGTCAGTGTGAATCTGAAGTGTGATCCGGAACGTTCGGATTTCCTGCGAAACGCATTCCCGGAGGTTATTCCCGGTTACCATATGAACAAGGAACACTGGAACACCGTTAACGTGGAAGGTAATCTGCCTGTCGAGGATGTGCACGGAATGATTAAGCACAGTTACGAATTGACACGGCCCAAGCGGGTAAAAAAGAAAAGCGAAGCTTAG
- a CDS encoding carbohydrate ABC transporter permease produces the protein MGYTRKLAIRNYIVEGFLILASLIVLLPLVILIFGSFKTSAEVLSFSLSLPDTWQFSNYVRVFEEGGLSRAFLNSIWITGVSSVINIVASSAASFILARRETKVSGAIYMYFFMGLIAPMSIITTIRVVQGLGFYGSITSVILIYAALNTAFSVFLYSGFIKTIPRALDEVAFLEGASVFGVFFRIVTPLILPVNATVAIMVFMSVWNDITIPVYFLTDSSTWTMPLSIYNFYGKYSRDWNLIFANLVLTSLPVFILYLFGQKYIVSGLTAGAVKG, from the coding sequence ATGGGCTATACTCGCAAACTTGCCATCCGCAATTACATTGTGGAAGGATTTCTAATTCTGGCCTCCCTGATTGTTCTTCTGCCGCTCGTGATTCTGATCTTCGGTTCATTCAAAACAAGCGCCGAGGTACTCAGCTTTTCGCTTAGTTTACCTGATACATGGCAGTTCTCGAACTACGTGCGGGTCTTCGAAGAAGGCGGTCTATCCAGGGCTTTTCTCAACAGTATCTGGATTACTGGCGTATCCTCGGTCATCAATATCGTGGCATCTTCGGCAGCATCATTCATTCTAGCTCGCAGAGAAACGAAAGTCTCCGGAGCGATCTATATGTATTTCTTCATGGGACTCATTGCTCCAATGTCAATCATTACAACGATTCGGGTTGTACAGGGCTTGGGCTTCTACGGAAGCATAACAAGCGTTATCCTGATCTATGCCGCTTTGAATACGGCGTTCAGTGTATTCTTGTACAGTGGTTTTATCAAAACCATTCCAAGAGCGCTCGACGAAGTTGCGTTTCTGGAAGGTGCAAGCGTGTTCGGCGTATTCTTTCGGATCGTCACGCCGCTCATTCTGCCGGTTAACGCGACAGTGGCCATCATGGTGTTCATGTCGGTATGGAATGATATTACGATTCCGGTTTACTTCCTGACAGACAGCTCCACGTGGACGATGCCGCTTTCAATTTACAATTTTTACGGCAAGTACAGCCGGGACTGGAATTTGATTTTTGCCAATCTTGTACTGACTTCGCTGCCTGTATTCATCCTGTACTTATTCGGTCAGAAATACATCGTAAGCGGCCTCACGGCTGGAGCCGTCAAAGGCTAA
- a CDS encoding carbohydrate ABC transporter permease produces MKRAKNLYSYYMIYPALLIYSIFFVIPAIAGFYYSFTDWRLDRLELQFIGWDNFKKIFSDKTLILALQNTAIFAIVTVVGKNVIGLLLAVGLNMRLRTKNLLRAIFYSPSILSILVISILFTPMLRTEGTINKLLEAVGLHSLSQAWLTNPSIVIWTIAIVSIWQSAGFQMAIYLAGLQSISQEYYEAATIDGASSWKSFFKITLPLLLPAININLMLTLIGGLKVFSEVYVMTGGGPGNASQVVGTIILRSFGEGNWGLGTAVNTLLFVVVTIIAIPLLIFMRRKEVTE; encoded by the coding sequence ATGAAAAGGGCTAAAAATCTGTATTCGTACTACATGATCTATCCGGCATTGCTGATCTACTCCATCTTTTTCGTCATCCCAGCCATCGCAGGATTCTACTACTCATTTACGGATTGGCGGCTGGATCGACTGGAACTTCAGTTCATCGGCTGGGACAACTTCAAGAAGATTTTCTCTGACAAAACGCTGATCCTGGCACTGCAAAATACGGCGATCTTCGCAATCGTCACTGTCGTTGGCAAAAATGTCATCGGTCTATTGCTGGCCGTAGGACTTAACATGAGACTACGAACCAAAAATCTGCTGCGTGCCATTTTCTACTCCCCTTCCATTCTGAGCATTCTCGTCATCAGTATTTTGTTTACACCGATGCTGCGAACCGAAGGCACGATTAACAAATTGCTCGAAGCTGTAGGCTTGCACTCATTAAGCCAGGCTTGGCTGACCAATCCATCCATCGTCATCTGGACCATCGCCATCGTCTCCATATGGCAAAGCGCCGGATTTCAAATGGCCATCTATCTGGCCGGGCTGCAATCCATTTCTCAGGAATATTACGAAGCGGCAACCATTGACGGGGCTAGCTCATGGAAAAGCTTCTTTAAAATCACGCTGCCACTGCTGCTGCCAGCCATTAATATCAACCTGATGCTGACCCTAATCGGTGGACTCAAAGTATTTTCCGAAGTCTACGTCATGACCGGCGGGGGTCCGGGTAATGCTTCTCAGGTTGTGGGTACCATTATTCTGCGTTCCTTCGGTGAAGGCAACTGGGGACTCGGTACCGCAGTCAATACACTGCTGTTCGTCGTTGTCACCATTATCGCCATTCCGCTGCTGATTTTTATGCGTCGTAAGGAGGTTACCGAATAA